In one Phyllostomus discolor isolate MPI-MPIP mPhyDis1 chromosome 8, mPhyDis1.pri.v3, whole genome shotgun sequence genomic region, the following are encoded:
- the HASPIN gene encoding serine/threonine-protein kinase haspin — protein MAASLPRHRNRLLRTYGAAGSWGPRRPGRAGAQWFAPQDPKRFFSSTSSSNASSSEEPSQSVTSDDSDDPDFCSQVGRRQRRAGGRLSNDQPSLIVTPRRLRPRARPPQKCSTPCGSPPSSPGRFSPGLSVCSQSRDGGELGTSASLFSSPASPGPGSGSPVPGDSVIGPSAPLGATSLDQAPYPCSQEAATGGGRFTRLTHHASASLRSAHCTLTDTGNHEDSEFGTDGKSMRETCCERVLVGKRLESPVLSSIRRKRATAQDSCLETGAQGSVQTVYEEANGKMKRPQRTGPRRKRKHQEAVETSLLQCNKFKKGQNMEKDSFLTQNLTHLQKDSSWTKARASFSFHKKKIVTALSEVCSSSNDIASSPSGSLISENPSPPVMNTTNSALSPWHSSSMYLLSPLKTLHVADKKASYAEKVFRECNQEGLVPFSSCLSMEKLESCKKIGEGVFGEVFQAVVNHIPVALKIIAIEGPDLINGTHQKTFEEILPEIIISKELSLLSDEVCNRTEGFIGLNSVHCVQGPYPPLLLKAWDHYKSTKGSANDRPDFFEEDQLFIVLEFESGGIDLEQMRRELSSIATAKSILHQVTASLAVAEASLHFEHRDLHWGNVLLKKTSLKEVHYTLNGKTSTIPTRGLQVNIIDYTLSRLERDGIVVFCDISMDEDLFTGEGDYQFEIYRLMRKENNNCWGEYHPYSNVLWLHYLTDKILKEMTFRTKRNTPSMKQMRQKILHFHKTMLNFSSATDLLCQHSLFK, from the coding sequence ATGGCGGCGTCACTCCCGCGACACAGGAATCGGCTCTTACGAACGTACGGGGCTGCGGGCAGCTGGGGGCCTCGGCGGCCGGGCCGGGCAGGCGCGCAGTGGTTCGCGCCTCAAGATCCAAAGCGTTTCttcagcagcaccagcagcagcaacgCCAGCAGCAGCGAGGAACCCTCGCAGTCTGTCACTTCCGACGATTCTGACGACCCCGACTTCTGCAGCCAGGTGGGTCGGCGGCAGAGGCGAGCTGGCGGTCGACTCTCCAATGACCAGCCGAGCCTGATCGTGACCCCAAGACGCCTGAGGCCGCGAGCGCGGCCCCCGCAGAAGTGCAGCACCCCCTGCGGCTCACCGCCCAGCAGCCCGGGCCGCTTCAGCCCCGGCCTCAGTGTATGCAGCCAGTCCAGGGACGGCGGCGAGCTGGGCACCAGTGCCTCCCTGTTTAGCTCCCCGGCCTCTCCGGGCCCTGGCTCTGGGTCTCCAGTGCCAGGAGACAGTGTTATCGGCCCCTCCGCCCCtctgggtgcaacttctttggacCAAGCACCTTAtccctgctcccaggaggcagCAACAGGAGGAGGCAGGTTCACCAGGTTGACCCACCACGCCAGTGCCAGCCTCAGGTCAGCTCACTGTACCCTTACGGACACAGGAAACCATGAGGATTCTGAGTTTGGGACAGATGGGAAGAGTATGAGGGAGACCTGCTGTGAAAGGGTACTGGTGGGGAAGAGGCTGGAGAGCCCAGTTTTATCAAGCATCCGAAGGAAGAGGGCCACAGCCCAGGACTCATGTCTAGAGACTGGGGCTCAAGGGTCTGTCCAGACAGTCTATGAGGAGGCCAATGGGAAAATGAAAAGGCCCCAGAGAACTGGCCCAAGACGGAAAAGGAAACATCAGGAGGCAGTAGAAACCTCCCTCCTCCAATGCAACAAGTTTAAAAAGggccaaaatatggaaaaagaCTCATTCCTCACCCAGAACTTGACTCATTTACAGAAGGACAGCTCTTGGACTAAAGCCAGGGCTTCCTTCAGTTTCCACAAGAAGAAGATCGTGACTGCACTGTCAGAGGTGTGCAGCAGCAGCAACGACATTGCCAGTTCTCCCTCTGGCTCCCTCATATCAGAAAATCCAAGCCCTCCTGTCATGAACACAACAAACAGTGCTTTGTCCCCTTGGCACTCCTCTTCTATGTATTTGTTGAGCCCCTTAAAGACACTACATGTCGCAGACAAAAAGGCATCTTATGCTGAAAAGGTTTTTAGGGAATGCAACCAGGAGGGTCTTGTCCCCTTTAGCTCTTGCCTTTCCATGGAAAAACTGGAATCCTGTAAGAAGATTGGGGAGGGGGTATTTGGCGAAGTGTTTCAAGCAGTTGTTAATCATATACCTGTTGCCCTAAAAATCATTGCTATTGAAGGACCAGATTTAATCAATGGAACACATCAGAAAACTTTTGAGGAAATCCTTCCAGAGATCATCATCTCCAAAGAATTGAGCCTCTTGTCAGATGAGGTATGCAACCGCACAGAAGGCTTTATTGGGCTGAACTCAGTGCACTGTGTTCAAGGACCTTACCCTCCCTTGCTCCTCAAAGCCTGGGATCATTATAAGTCAACCAAAGGGTCTGCAAATGACCGGCCTGACTTTTTTGAGGAAGACCAGCTCTTCATTGTGCTAGAATTTGAATCTGGAGGGATTGACTTAGAGCAAATGAGAAGGGAGCTCTCCTCCATAGCTACTGCAAAGAGCATTCTACACCAGGTCACTGCATCCCTCGCTGTGGCAGAAGCATCACTGCACTTTGAGCACCGGGACTTACACTGGGGGAATGTGCTCTTAAAGAAGACCAGCCTCAAAGAAGTCCACTACACCCTCAATGGGAAGACCAGTACTATCCCCACCCGTGGGCTGCAAGTCAACATCATTGACTACACCCTGTCACGCCTGGAACGGGATGGGATCGTGGTTTTCTGCGACATTTCCATGGATGAGGACCTATTTACAGGCGAAGGTGACTACCAGTTTGAGATTTACAGGCTCATGAGGAAGGAGAACAACAACTGCTGGGGTGAGTATCACCCTTATAGTAATGTGCTCTGGCTACATTACCTCACAGACAAGATTCTGAAAGAAATGACCTTCAGGACTAAACGTAACACCCCTTCCATGAAGCAAATGAGGCAAAAGATCCTGCATTTCCATAAGACAATGCTGAacttcagctctgccactgacctgCTCTGCCAACACAGTCTATTTAAGTAA